In one window of Gossypium arboreum isolate Shixiya-1 chromosome 4, ASM2569848v2, whole genome shotgun sequence DNA:
- the LOC108458575 gene encoding ABC transporter G family member 6-like: protein MSSDNNHHRNSPSQYFQHSLELIAGELSTATGASPTLGQLLKHVGDARKEATGDETPVHEVLVDVTEPRPIPFVLSFNNLTYSVKVPRKMALPGLFRRRGGSAAADAAIVGNPLAGDSYFTRTKTLLNDISGEARDGEILAVLGASGSGKSTLIDALANRIAKGSLKGNITLNGEALESRMLKVISAYVMQDDLLFPMLTVEETLMFAAEFRLPRTLSKSKKKMRVQALIDQLGLRNAAKTVIGDEGHRGVSGGERRRVSIGIDIIHDPIILFLDEPTSGLDSTSAFMVVKVLQRIAQSGSIVVMSVHQPSYRILGLLDRLIFLSRGQTVYSGSPTTLPLYFSEFGYPIPENENKTEFALDLIRELEGSPGGTKSLVEFNKSWQSMKHTRDSEPDRLGLSLKEAISASISRGKLVPGATNDVNSTSMVPTFANPFWKEMVVLSNRSILNSRRMPELFGIRLAAVLVTGFILATVFWQLDNSPKGVQERLGFFAFAMSTTYYTCADALPVFLQERYIFMRETAYNAYRRLSYVISNALVTLPGLILLSFAFSMTTFWAVGLDGGLSGFLFYFLIMFASFWSGSSFVTFLSGVVPHVMLGYTIVVAILAYFLLFSGFFINRDRIPGYWIWFHYLSLVKYPYEAVLQNEFENPAKCFVRGIQIFDNSPLGAVPPAMKVRLLQSLSNTLGMRITSSTCMTTGLDILKQEGITDLSKWNCLLITVAWGFLFRILFYFSLLLGSKNKRS from the coding sequence ATGTCGTCGGATAATAATCATCATCGTAATAGTCCTTCTCAGTATTTTCAACACTCATTGGAGCTTATTGCCGGCGAACTCTCAACAGCCACAGGAGCTTCCCCAACGCTCGGCCAACTACTTAAACACGTTGGTGATGCAAGGAAAGAAGCCACCGGCGACGAAACTCCTGTCCATGAAGTCCTCGTCGACGTCACCGAACCGCGCCCCATACCCTTTGTGCTTTCCTTTAACAACCTTACTTATAGTGTAAAGGTTCCTCGCAAAATGGCGTTGCCTGGTTTATTCAGACGGAGGGGTGGAAGCGCCGCTGCAGATGCCGCTATCGTCGGCAACCCACTTGCCGGAGATAGTTATTTTACGAGGACCAAGACGTTGCTTAATGATATCTCCGGTGAGGCTCGAGACGGTGAGATACTCGCTGTGCTTGGAGCGAGTGGTTCAGGTAAGTCGACGCTGATCGATGCTTTAGCCAACAGAATAGCTAAAGGGAGTTTGAAAGGAAACATTACTTTAAATGGCGAAGCTTTGGAGTCTCGAATGTTGAAAGTCATTTCAGCTTACGTTATGCAAGATGATTTACTTTTCCCAATGCTTACTGTCGAAGAAACCTTAATGTTCGCAGCTGAGTTTCGCCTTCCTCGGACTTTGTCGAAATCTAAGAAGAAAATGAGAGTTCAAGCCTTGATCGATCAATTAGGCTTAAGAAATGCAGCCAAAACTGTAATCGGTGATGAAGGTCATCGTGGTGTTTCCGGTGGAGAGCGTCGTCGTGTATCCATCGGAATCGATATAATTCACGACCCCATTATTCTTTTCTTGGATGAGCCTACATCAGGGCTGGATTCAACCAGTGCTTTCATGGTGGTGAAGGTTTTACAGAGGATAGCTCAGAGTGGAAGCATTGTTGTAATGTCAGTTCATCAGCCAAGTTATCGTATTCTCGGATTGCTTGACCGATTGATATTTTTGTCTCGTGGACAAACAGTTTACAGTGGTTCACCGACGACTCTCCCGCTGTATTTCTCGGAGTTCGGGTATCCAATACCCGAGAACGAGAACAAAACGGAGTTTGCCCTGGACTTAATCCGAGAACTCGAAGGATCTCCTGGAGGAACAAAAAGTTTGGTCGAATTCAACAAGTCATGGCAAAGCATGAAGCATACTAGAGACTCCGAGCCAGATCGGCTCGGTTTATCGCTAAAAGAAGCAATTAGCGCCAGTATATCTCGAGGTAAACTCGTCCCAGGTGCTACAAATGATGTCAATTCAACTTCCATGGTTCCAACATTTGCAAATCCATTTTGGAAAGAAATGGTGGTATTGTCAAATCGATCCATCCTAAATTCAAGACGAATGCCGGAGTTGTTCGGAATTCGTTTGGCAGCAGTTCTAGTGACAGGGTTCATTTTAGCGACAGTATTTTGGCAACTTGATAATTCACCAAAAGGGGTGCAAGAAAGACTAGGGTTTTTTGCATTCGCAATGTCGACAACATATTACACTTGTGCCGATGCTCTTCCAGTTTTTctccaagaaaggtacattttcATGAGAGAAACTGCTTACAACGCTTACAGGAGATTATCATACGTCATATCAAATGCTTTAGTGACGCTACCGGGCTTGATTTTGCTCTCGTTTGCTTTCTCCATGACAACATTTTGGGCAGTAGGGCTAGACGGCGGATTATCAGGATTCTTATTCTATTTCCTAATTATGTTTGCTTCGTTTTGGTCCGGAAGTTCATTCGTGACATTCCTTTCGGGTGTCGTCCCGCATGTGATGTTAGGCTATACCATAGTCGTCGCTATTCTAGCATATTTCTTACTCTTTAGCGGCTTCTTCATCAATCGTGACAGAATCCCGGGTTACTGGATATGGTTCCATTACTTATCCCTTGTGAAATACCCATATGAAGCAGTCTTACAAAATGAATTTGAAAACCCAGCAAAGTGCTTCGTGAGAGGGATTCAAATATTTGACAATTCACCACTTGGAGCAGTCCCTCCCGCCATGAAAGTGAGATTACTGCAGTCATTAAGCAATACTTTGGGAATGAGAATTACAAGCTCAACCTGTATGACAACGGGATTGGATATTCTGAAGCAAGAAGGGATTACAGATTTAAGCAAGTGGAATTGCTTGTTGATTACAGTGGCTTGGGGTTTCTTGTTTCGGATTTTGTTTTACTTCTCTTTGTTATTGGGAAGCAAAAACAAAAGATCATGA